The genomic region AGATGCTAGACCACTAGCGTCCCCCTGATGTGCGACATGAGGGTCTGAGTCGAAAATGAACCTCAGTGGACCGGGGCGACGGTCGCCTGGTAGCTGAGTTGGTGGAGTTGGCCGATGAGGTGGCGGGCCTGTCGAGCGGGGTCGGTGCGGGTCAGGAAGTAGGCCGCACCGAGGTCGTGGTAGTCGGCATCGTTGCTGATCATGTGCCAGATGGCGGTGAGGATGAGGAGTCGTGCTTCCTCAGCGGCAGATCCGGATGCCGCCGGACGACGAACAAACATGTGCTCTGGCACACTCAGCGGCGTGTTGACCACCCTCACCCTGCGAAACGTCGGCACCGCCGCCATCGTGGTTGGACTACTCGTCGCGGTCCTTACCCTCGGCACCGCCACCGACCGTCCATTCATCCTGGCTGGGCTGCTCGTCCTCGTCGGTACTGGCCTGCGGTTGGAGGCTGCCGTCCGCGCCCGAGGCACACGCCTCCAGGGCACCGGCCACTGATCTTCAAGGCAGTGCACGCAGTATCGCCATGTAGGCGCGACCGATGCGGCCAGATCGGCACGACTCCTCGCCGGGGCGCCGCCGCCCCCGCCACTGCGTACCGTGACGCCCGATTGGTGGCATGGGGGTACGCCTCATCGTGGCCAGCGATCATCTCGCCGCGGTTCGGGACGGCACTCAAGGGTTCCCCACATCTGGCCTGAAGGATCAAGAGCGGCCCGGCCGAGTGCCATGGCCGCGCCTGCCCCGACATCGGCCTGCAGACAGGAATCTCTTGTCGCCTCGGATAACCCACTGTTCCCGAACGGGTGCTCGGTGTGGGAGTGTCGCGGCTGGGAGGTCTCCATGCCGCACTCGCCTAGGGATCATCTCGTTGACCTCGCCCGTGAATGCGCCGTCCGGATCGAGGATGATGCCGGCGGGTTTCTCGGCTCCGGGTTCTTTGTGGCCTCGGGTCATGTCATGACCTGTGCGCATGTCGTCGAGGGCATGACGGCCGGTCGGTTGCGGGTGGGGTGGTCCAACGCCCGGTTGCAGGTGTCGGAGGCGGTATGCGTTCCCGAGCATGCCGGGGCGGGGCGAACGTACGAGGTGCCGGATCTGGCCCTGCTCAAGGTGGACGCACCACCGGGTCATCCCATCGTCTGGTTGTCGCGCTCGGCCCCGTCGGCCTGGACCCAGGCGATGGCGATCGGGTTCAGCCGTCAAACACCCGCGACCCACCCGGCCGCGGACACCGCGACGTTTCAGGTCGTCGGTTCCTCCGCCCCACCCCTACTCAAGGTGCGCGACGGGCGGATACCGGCCGGCATGAGCGGCAGCCTCGTCCTCGACATGAACGCCGGGTCCGTGTGCGGGGTGGTGAAGGCCGCCACCGACGATCCGGGGAGTCCGGAAGGATGGATCCTCCCGAGCCAGCACGCCTGTGCGGCCTTCGACGGCCTGGCGGAGGCCAATGCACAACGGCATCCGCGCGGCTCAGCCTGGTGGAAACTGGCCACGCACCGGGCGGCATTGGCCCGGCGGCTGTTCGGCATCGCCTACCCGGCCCGGACTCCCGAACCGCCGAGCGATCCGCCGCCCTCGTGGTGGCTGGATCCGCGGCACCGGGTCGTGAGCTTTCTTCCCCGTCCCGAACTCGACGTGCTGACCGCCTTTGCGGCCGACGAGGCGGCGAGCGCACCGATGATCAGGCTGCTGCGCGGCCCAGGTGGCTCCGGCAAGACCCGCCTCGCTCTGGAGCTGGCCGACCGCCTGTTCGGGCAGGGTTGGGTCGCCGGCGTGCGGCAGCCACCGGAGGCCGAGGACGTGCGCCGGCTCGCCGACATGATCCAGGAGGCCACCGACCTGGGGCACCGGGTGCTGGTGGCGTTCGACTACGTCGAGGGCTACCGCACCGAGCTCGAGAGGCTGGCGGAGGCGGTTGCGCCGGACGCGGTGCGCTTCCTGCTGCTGGCCCGCTCGGCCGGGACTTGGTGGACGCGGTTCTCCCCGGGAGGCGAGGCGCGGTATCGGATCAACCGTGAGCCGATCGTCCTCGGGCTGCCAGGAGACGGGCCGGATGGCACGAAGGCCGCGTTCACCGTTGCGCTGCGGACGTTCCGGGAGCACATGGGCAGCGCGAGACCGGACGGCGAGGCGGGATCCGAGCTCGTCCGGCGCGCCGCCGGCTGCCGCGACATGCTCACCCTGCACGCCGCCGCGCTCGTCAGCGCCATTCACGAGCGTGATCACGGAAGCCTGCCAGTAGCGTCGGCCTCATGGGCGGACTCGCTGGATGAGCTGGTGCGGCACGAGCAGCGGCACCTAGAACGCGCTGGCCGCCGGCTACGGCTGGATTGTGACCCCGATCTGACCGGCGAGGCGTTGCTGCTGCCGAGCCTGTTCGCCGCCCGAAACGCGGCTCAGGCCGGTGAGGTGGTCGGCCGCCTGTCCGCGATCGCGGGCCCTCAGGTCAGGCCGCTCGCCGGCCTGCTGCACGAGCTCTACCCAAACTCGACCGCCCTGCGATGGTGGGCGCCGTTGCCCCTGGACCGGCTCGCCGAGACCCTGCTCGCCCAGGTGGTCGAGGACGCGTTGGACGGGCCGGCCTACCTGGGGGCGGTGTTCGCCTCTAGCGCGGTGTGGCAGGCTGTCGATGGGCTGGTCCTGCTCCTGCGGGTTGCCACTGACGACAGTGTGCCTGAGGCGATTCGGCGCCAGGTCGACGCGGGCCTCGACACCGTCGTACGGGCCCGGGGGTTCCTTCTGCTGGCGGCGCTGTGGGTCGCCGAAACCCGGGTTCATGGCGAGGCACCTCGCACCAGCCGCTATGTCGCCGGGCTCTCTGCAGCGGACGCCCTCGGGCGGGTCGAGGATCTGCGCCGCAGCGGTCGGCGCAGCCTGCAGGAGTTCGCGTTGGTTCTGCTCGACCGCGCGGAGGAGGCGGCCCGGCAGGCGCCACGGCGGGACAGTCTGGTGACTCGAATCGTCGGCGGGGAACGACCGGCGCTCCCGCCGATGCTCGTCATTCTGCGCGCCATGATCCTCGTGCAACTGGAACGCTATGCTGAGGCGATTAGCCTAGCCGGCGGCCTGATTCCCGACCTGCGGGCCGACGTGGCCGCTCGCGCAGCCGAAAACGTGCCGCCCGAGCAACCTCTCTTCCGCATCGGGATGCGCGGCGACCGGTTGCATCTGCTGGCCTCGGAAGGCGATGGCAGCGAGATCTTGGCGATGGCGTTACAGGTGCATGCCGCGGCGTTGGAGGGTGACGAGCAGGACGGCGCCGCGCTGACGTTGCGCGCCGAGGCTTGCGAGGTCGCCCGCCGAGGCTCGATCTGGAATCGGGATCTCGCGCGGCGCCTGATTTATTACTTGTGCGAGCTGGCCGAGAAACACAGCAACCGGGGTGATGCCTCCGCGGCCGAGTCGCTGCTGGTCGAGGCGGCCGAACGCGCCCGCGCCCAGCTGGAGGACACCCCGAAGACCCCGCTCGTGCTGCTCGCCCGCCTGTTCGACCGTCAGGGGCGGCATGACGAGGCGGCCGTGTTACAGCGTCAGTTGGGTGGCGAGGCCGATGGCATCGAGCCGGATCCGGAGGCGGCCGTCTTCGAAGAGGTCACGGCTGGTTGGAGGCGCTCGGTCGAGCTGGCCGGACGCGGTCTCCTGGCGGAGGCGCGGTCTGCGGCCCAGGTGTACCTCAATGCCCTGCGGGACTTGGCTGACGAGGACCCGCAGACGTACACCGAACACCTGCCGCTCTTTCTCTGCCAGGCGGCCGAGTTGGAGCTGCCGCGGGACAAGCTTGATCTCTACGGTGAAGCGATCCGGGTGCTTCGCATGAAGGCTCGGGCTACGCCACCGGATTTGCACATGCTCGGCCTGGTCCATCTGAATCTCGCCGACTGCCTCATCGATCTCGATCGTCCCGAGGAGGCGATGGCCGCCGCGACCGAGGCCGTGCGGTACTTCGACCGGTACGCCGAGCATGCGCCCGGAAAGACCGCTTCCCGGCTAATCACCGCTCTGCACATTGTGGCTCAGACCGCCCCTCGTGCAGGCCGACCGGATCTGGCGGCCGAGGCGGCCCGGCGCGCCGACGAGCTCGTGCGGCAGCACGAGGGTGATCCCCGACTGCAGAACCTGGTGGCGGTGCAGATGCTCCGGTTCCAGGAACTCGAGAAACTACGTGCCGCAGCGCAGGAGGCCACTGAGGCGGGCATGGCGGAGCGCGCCGCGGAGCTGCTGCGTCAGGCATCCGTAATCGGCCGCGACATGCTCGGCTGGCGGATGTCCGCACAGAACAGGAAGGCGTGGGCGGCCCGGCTGCTCGCCATTGCCCTTGGTCTGCTCAGAGCAGGCGACAACGAGGAGGCGGATCGCGCTGTCGACGACATCATCCGGTCGGAACCGAGCCTCCTGGCGCATTCCGCCCGCGTCCACATCCGGCGGGGTCATGCGGCGTTTCCGGATGTCGTCGAGGCGGTCGATGGGCTGTTGCGAGCATGCCGGGAGGCTGGCGAGACCGGCGAGCGCCGTCTCATCGACGAGGCTGTGCAGTGGGTTCAGTATCTGGCGCACCGCCCAGAGGCCGCGGAGCACCAGGACGCGATCGTCGGGCTGCTCCTGGGGGTGTTGCCGCTTCCGGTCGATGCCAAGGCGGCTATTCGGGCATTGCTAGGTGTGGTGGAGCGCGTCACCGAGGACGATCTGCCCAGCGATGCCGGTCCGGCCTTGTGCGCGGTGGTCCGGCGGCACGATGACCCGGTTCTCGCGCACTTGGTGTCCACGGTGGCGGTCAAGGTGCCCCTCGATGCTCGCCACGCCGTCTACACGGAGCTGGACGCGGTCATCCGCACTTGGAGCGACGCGGTGCGCGAGGAACGCTGGACGGTCGTCGCGATGATTCCCTGGCTGCGCAGTCAGGCGCTCAGTGCGGCGGGACGCCACGACGAGGCGGCATCCGCACTGATCGAGGCCGTCCCGTGGGTAGACGCGCACTGTGAGCAAGATGCCGACATGTTCCGGGTCGTGGTCCGCGGCTACCTGCGCGCCTGCCGCGATGCCGGCCGGCCGCAGGACGCGGTGGACACGATCGGCGCCCTGTCCGCTGAGTCGCTGGCGATGCTGATGGCAAGCGCCACAGCTCGGGCAGAGGTGCTCGGCTGGCAGGCAGAGACGGCCGGCCGGCTCGGCTACGACGAGCGGGCGCGCCTGACGGCAGCAGCACTCGCCGCGGCGTACGACTCGGGCGAGATGACTGTGATCCATCGTGCGCACCGCGACCACGCCCGGGCCGTGGGGCTGCGCGACACCTTCGACCCCGACGCTTTCGCCCACCTGATCGCGTCCGGCGTCGTCGGCGTCGGCCTTGGTGCTCCCTTCGACGTAGGGTTGGCCGCCAACTCGCTGAACCTGCAACTGTGCTGGCACGACGTCGGAACGGTCGCCGGTCTGGCACGCCGCGTCGACATCATCGACGGGGTGCGTTTCGGCGAGGCGATTGTCCCCGCCCTCAGCGAGAACGCTCAGCGCATGCTCGACCGCGTGCTCGACGCGGTGGTGACCCAATGCGGTCCGGGCCTCGTCGAGCTCACCGCGGTCCGGATGCAGTGGGATCCGTACATCGCTGCGGTCGTACAGGCGCGGCGAGGCGTCGCGGGTTGGTTGCGAGGGCTTCACCGACTGCTGCCCGACTACATAGGCACCGACTGGGAGGCGGTTGCACACGCGTACACGCTCCTTGCGGAGGGACACGACGAGGCCGCCCTGGACGTCGCTGTCGACGGGACGGACCAGGTGCTCATCGCCCGCTGCCGGAACGCGGTGCGGGGCAGGGTACGGATCGATGCCGACCTGGCCTTCGCGATGCCGGTCGCCCTGCTCTTCCGCCACGTCTTCGTGGCGTCGCAGGGCGGCCCGGCCGACGAGGTCGAGGCGCTACTGACCCAGTTGGACGGGTCCGAGCCCTGGTCCGATCTGGTTGCCCGACTCCGCGCTCTGCTCGGCGGGAGCCGGGACCGCCGGCTCGCCGAGACACCGGATGACACGCACCGAGCGGTGATGAACATGCTGCTGGATGCCATACCAGGAGAGGACAACCGTGACCGAAGCTGAGCTCACCGCTGCCGCCGTTGACGAAGCCGCCCGCTGGCGCCGTCAATTCGGTGTCACCCTGGCCATGCTCGTAGCGTTCGCAGCCCTCGTAGCGGCGATGATTTGGCTTGCCCGCAGTGACGACGCCGTCTGGCAGCGGCGGGTGTACATCTTCGGTGCTGTCGAGGCGATAGTCTTCACCGCGGTCGGTTGGCTTTTCGGCCGCGAGGTCAACCGCTCGGCGGTGACCACGGCGCGCGCCGACGCGGAGGCGGCTCGGCAGGAGGCCTCCGACGCCCGAGCGGAGGCCGGCGACGAGAAGGCTCGGGCGAGTCGCGTGGACAGCACGCTCGAGGCCGTCCGAGCGGCGACTCGCGCCGCGACGGCTACAGAGCAGCACGGGATCAGCGACCGCGGTGCCGGAGCCGGCCGGTCTGGCGGATCCGTCGTGGATCTGCGCACTTTCCTACAGGAACTCTTGGACCCGCCATCCGATCGTCCTGATTAGAGGAAACTCAGGCGTGGAACGCACCAACGCCTCAAGCAGAAGACCGATCGAACCCCGCAACACCGGCCGCATCTGCCTCGACCGCGAAGTGCTCATCGGTTGACGCGGACGGAGAGGGTTCGCCGGAACCAACAGGATCACCACCGTAACCTGCCCGAACCCACGCACCCGCCGCGAACGCCCAGCCTCGGCTCGGACGGTAAGGGTATGCCGACGCGGCGCTGCTCGCGGTGCACGGAGCAGCCGCCGCCCGACGACGCCGACTTGACAGATCTGGTCCATACGACAAGCACATCCCTGTCGCCGAAGAGCTCACCGGATCGGGACAGGCCCAATCCGGGATTGGCGGCTTGCTGATAGTTGATGCCCTCCCGAACGGGTGGGGCCGTAGCGTCGAGCGCATTCCGCTCTCGCCATCACGCTCCTGCTCGAGCGCGGCCAGCGGGTCCTCTACCTGCCAGGTGTGGCGGTCAACCGTATCGCCGGTGCATACCGCGGCGAGGGCAAGACCGACGCCAAGAACGCCGCCGTTATCGCTGACCAGGCCCGAATGCGGCGTGACTTGCGTGAGCTACACCTTGACGACACCCTGCTCGCTGAACTTCGCATGCTCACCGCCCACCGCGCCGACCTCGCGGCCGATCGCACCCGCACCATCAACCGGCTTCGAGTACGGCTGCTCGGCATCTTCCCCGCCCTGGAGCGGGCATTCGACTTCACCAACCGCGGACCGCTCGTGCTCATCAGCCAGTTCCAGACACCCGCCGCTCTGACCGCGATCGGGCGAGAGAAACTGGAGCTCTGGCTCCGCGAGCGCAAAGTCCGCCACGCGAACAAGCTCGCCACCGCGGCGATCCAGGCTGCCGAAGCTCAGCACGTCCGTGTTCCCGGTGAGGCAATGGCCGGGGAGCTCGTCGGCCGGCTTACAGCCAACGTCATCGACCTCGACCAGCAACTCGCCGAGCTGGACAAGCTCATCGCTGACCGATTCCACCGCCACCACCATGTCAAGGTGATCACTAGCATGGTCGGTATCGGTGACCTCCTCGGCGCGGAGTTCCTCGCCGCCACCGGTGGCAACCTTGACGGGTTCGCGTCCGCTGACCACCTCGCCGGCTACGCCGGACTGGCACCTACGCCACGCGACTCCGGTCGGCGCGTCGGCAAACCTGCACCGCCCGAAGCGCTACAACCGCCAACTCCAACGCGTCTTCTACGCATCAGCCCTGATCAGCATCCAGCGCAGCCCCTGCTTCAAAATCCTTCTACGAGCGCAAACGAACTAAGGGCAAACGCCACGGTCAAGCCGTCCTTGCCCTCGCCCGGCGCCGCGTGAACGTCCTCTGGGCAATGCTGCGCGACAACCGACCCTACGAAGAAGGACAATCCCTGACCGCCCTCGCCACTTGACAAACGGCATTGAGAATCAGGCGGAGACGACAGCCGTCCGGGTAATCCGCTGCAACCCCTGACCCTCGGCCATCGATACCTGCCGGACGAACACCTCAGGGCGTCTGCCACCAGCCGCCACCTCCCACAGCAAACCGATGGGAGACAGTCTGCCCGGCACGTCCTCAGAACTGACGGATTACACGATCAACGTTCAAAGACGAGGCACTAGCTTGATCTTCAACCTGTGCGTCGTGGCCTCGGGCCCTGGTCGGGCCCCCGCGCCGTCTCCCGCCGACACATCGGCCGCCGCGTCCGCCTCGAATGCGCTGTTGATCACAAGACGGTCAGCCTTCGGCCGAAGGTCACCTCCTGCCGACCTGCATGGGCTTGGAGCACAGCACGTCCGGCAGTGGCAAGTAGCCAAGTGCCTGCCAAAACTGCAACGCGGCGGCGTTGTCCGGCATGACGAGCAGGTTCACCCTCGGGCAGTCCAACTGCCGAAAGCGGCTCTCGAGTTCATTCACCAGCCGGGTGGCTATGCCCCTCCGGTGGTGGGCAGGGTGCACAGCGAGTCGCAGGATCCAGCCCCGCCGCCCGTCATAGGTCCCCATGATCACGGCCACCACCTCGCCGCCCAACTCGGCAACCAGGAACAGCTCAGGGTCGCGGGTGAGCTTGGCTTCCAGCTCAGCGCGGGGAAGGCCATCGCGACCAGCGGCTATCCACACCGCGACGACAGCGTCGTAGTCGCTCCACTGGAACTGGCGGATGTGAATCACAACCTGTCTCCTTGCCCGCGCCCTGCTGACGCGGTTTGCTCATCGACATGGCTCGCATCGCATACGACCACACGGACGCGAGCGCGTTCGCATCGTCCCGACACCTGGGGGATGAGGAAGCCGGCGAGTGGCGGGCCGCTGTCATCAGGCACATCGGCCCGCAGCCGGGCATGCGGCTGCTGGATCTGGGGGCCGGCACGGGTAGCTGGGCCAAGGCGTTCTCATCCTGGTTCCCCGGTGTCGAAGTGACCGCAGTCGAGCCGTCAACGGCGATGCGCCAACGGTCGGTATACCAACCCATCGTCGCTGGCGACGCCGCCGACATCCCGCTCCCCGACGCAAGCGTCGACGCCGCCTGGATCTCCACCGTCATCCACCATGTGCCCGACCTGACCGCCGCGGCACGCGAACTACGCCGCGTCCTGCGCTTCGGCTCGCTCGTCCTGATCCGGTCCGCGTTCGCCGGCCGGCACAAGGCGATCACCCTGTTCCGTTACTTCCCCGAGGCGATCCGGGTACTGGACACTTACCCCAGCGTCGCCCAGGTCGAAGCAGCCTTCGCCGGCGAAGGATTCTCCACCGTCAGCCTGGAGCAGGTCCCACAAATCACCGCCGCATCGTTACACGACGCGGCGACCACCCTGCGCCGAGAGGCACACAGCCCGCTGCAACTGATCACCGACGAGGAATACGACGCAGGCGTACGTCGCCTGCACCAAGCAGCGCTCACCGAAACCGGACCGGTGATCGACGCCCTGGACCTGCTCGTACTACGCAGAGGTTGATCATCGGCCGGCGAGCAGGCCTGGTTCGAACGGTTCGCCCGAGCGAGCCGAGGCCCGGGCGGGCGGTCCGGTGGGGCCGGGAGATTCGTCCGGATACTGGCGTGGCATCCGGACGAACCAGTAACGCCCTTCGTTGCCTGGGTCCGGCGCAGTCCGACAATGGTTCAGCCTTTCAGGCCGCTGCTGGCGATGCCGGAGAAGAACTGCCGCTGGAGCACCAGGAAGATCAGGATTAGTGGCAGCGACGCGACGAGGGCGCCGGCCATGAGGGTCGGGTAGTCGGTCCCGAACTGCCCCTGCAGGCCGGCCAGGCCAACGGTGAGCGGGCGTTTGTCGCCCCGCGGGGTCACGATGAGCGGCCAGAGCAGGTCGTTCCAGGAGTAGAGCGAGGTGAGGACGGCCAGCGCCGCCATGGTCGGGCGGGCCATCGGAAGCATGATGTACCAGAACGTCCGCAGGGGTCCGGCCCCGTCGAGCCGGGCGGCCTCTTCGAACCCGGCGGGGATCGACAGGAACGCCTGCCGCATCAGGAAGATCCCGAACGCCGAGAACATGCCCGGGATCGCCAGGGCGGGAATAGTGTCGAGCATCCCGAAGTCCCTGATGATTTCGAACTGCCCGATGAGGAACAGCTGGCTCGGCACCATGAGCATGGCGATGAACAGCCCGAACAGGAGCCTGCGTCCGGGGAACCGGAGCCGGGCGAACGCGTAACCTGCGAGCGCCGAGACGGCGAGCTGCCCGATCACGCGCAGCACGAGCGCGGACACCGAGACGGTGAGCTGCGCCCAGAACGGCACTGAGCCGAAGAACGTGGCGAAGGCGCCGGTCGTCGGGCCCTCGGGCAGGAACGTCGGCGGCACTTGGGAGGCTTCGCGGTTGGACTTGAAGATGGTGAGCAGCTGCCAGACGAACGGCGCGACCATGACGACTGCCGCGACGGCGAGGACGAGGTGGATAGCCCCCTCGCCGTGGCGGGAGGCCTTCGATCCGCCTGCCGCGTGCTCCATGCGCCTGCTTCGCAGGATCTGATCAGTCATAGAACACCCACCGACGTTGTAGGCGGAACTGGACGATGGTGGCAACCATGATCACCATGAGCAGCACGATCGCGATCGCGGCCCCGTAGCCCTGGTCGAACTCGACGAAGGCCTTCTCGTAGAAGAGGTAGACGATGGTCTTCGAGTCTGCGAGAGCGGTGTTGTTGACGCTGCGGAGCATGACGAAGATCAGGTCGAACATCTGCAGCGCGGAGATCACGGTCAGCACGGTCACGAGGAACACGCTGGGCGACAGCAGCGGCAGGGTGATCCGGAAGAACTGGCGGACCCGTCCCGCCCCGTCGAGCGAGGACGCCTCGTAGAGGTCCTGCGGGATCGACTGAAGTCCGGCGCCGAGGATGATGAGGTTGATGCCGAGGCTCATCCAGATGCCGACGACACCGACCGCGTAGATCGTAAAGGTCGCATCGGCGACCCAGTACTGCCCGGGGACGCCGACCAGGGAGAGGACGTAGTTCAGCAGACCGAAGTCGCCGTTGTAGATGAACCGCCAGACCATGCTGACCGCGACCGGTAGCGTCACGACGGGCAGAAAGAACAGCACCCGGTAGAAGGCGCGGCCACGGCTGACCTGTTCGATGAGCGCGGCGAGGACGATCGCGACGGGGACGCCGAGCAGCAGGAGCGCGGTGTAGAGCGCGGAGTTGCGCAGGGCCTGCCAGAAGCGCGCGTCGCTGAGCAGTTCGGTGTAGT from Micromonospora sp. WMMD812 harbors:
- a CDS encoding trypsin-like peptidase domain-containing protein, yielding MPHSPRDHLVDLARECAVRIEDDAGGFLGSGFFVASGHVMTCAHVVEGMTAGRLRVGWSNARLQVSEAVCVPEHAGAGRTYEVPDLALLKVDAPPGHPIVWLSRSAPSAWTQAMAIGFSRQTPATHPAADTATFQVVGSSAPPLLKVRDGRIPAGMSGSLVLDMNAGSVCGVVKAATDDPGSPEGWILPSQHACAAFDGLAEANAQRHPRGSAWWKLATHRAALARRLFGIAYPARTPEPPSDPPPSWWLDPRHRVVSFLPRPELDVLTAFAADEAASAPMIRLLRGPGGSGKTRLALELADRLFGQGWVAGVRQPPEAEDVRRLADMIQEATDLGHRVLVAFDYVEGYRTELERLAEAVAPDAVRFLLLARSAGTWWTRFSPGGEARYRINREPIVLGLPGDGPDGTKAAFTVALRTFREHMGSARPDGEAGSELVRRAAGCRDMLTLHAAALVSAIHERDHGSLPVASASWADSLDELVRHEQRHLERAGRRLRLDCDPDLTGEALLLPSLFAARNAAQAGEVVGRLSAIAGPQVRPLAGLLHELYPNSTALRWWAPLPLDRLAETLLAQVVEDALDGPAYLGAVFASSAVWQAVDGLVLLLRVATDDSVPEAIRRQVDAGLDTVVRARGFLLLAALWVAETRVHGEAPRTSRYVAGLSAADALGRVEDLRRSGRRSLQEFALVLLDRAEEAARQAPRRDSLVTRIVGGERPALPPMLVILRAMILVQLERYAEAISLAGGLIPDLRADVAARAAENVPPEQPLFRIGMRGDRLHLLASEGDGSEILAMALQVHAAALEGDEQDGAALTLRAEACEVARRGSIWNRDLARRLIYYLCELAEKHSNRGDASAAESLLVEAAERARAQLEDTPKTPLVLLARLFDRQGRHDEAAVLQRQLGGEADGIEPDPEAAVFEEVTAGWRRSVELAGRGLLAEARSAAQVYLNALRDLADEDPQTYTEHLPLFLCQAAELELPRDKLDLYGEAIRVLRMKARATPPDLHMLGLVHLNLADCLIDLDRPEEAMAAATEAVRYFDRYAEHAPGKTASRLITALHIVAQTAPRAGRPDLAAEAARRADELVRQHEGDPRLQNLVAVQMLRFQELEKLRAAAQEATEAGMAERAAELLRQASVIGRDMLGWRMSAQNRKAWAARLLAIALGLLRAGDNEEADRAVDDIIRSEPSLLAHSARVHIRRGHAAFPDVVEAVDGLLRACREAGETGERRLIDEAVQWVQYLAHRPEAAEHQDAIVGLLLGVLPLPVDAKAAIRALLGVVERVTEDDLPSDAGPALCAVVRRHDDPVLAHLVSTVAVKVPLDARHAVYTELDAVIRTWSDAVREERWTVVAMIPWLRSQALSAAGRHDEAASALIEAVPWVDAHCEQDADMFRVVVRGYLRACRDAGRPQDAVDTIGALSAESLAMLMASATARAEVLGWQAETAGRLGYDERARLTAAALAAAYDSGEMTVIHRAHRDHARAVGLRDTFDPDAFAHLIASGVVGVGLGAPFDVGLAANSLNLQLCWHDVGTVAGLARRVDIIDGVRFGEAIVPALSENAQRMLDRVLDAVVTQCGPGLVELTAVRMQWDPYIAAVVQARRGVAGWLRGLHRLLPDYIGTDWEAVAHAYTLLAEGHDEAALDVAVDGTDQVLIARCRNAVRGRVRIDADLAFAMPVALLFRHVFVASQGGPADEVEALLTQLDGSEPWSDLVARLRALLGGSRDRRLAETPDDTHRAVMNMLLDAIPGEDNRDRS
- a CDS encoding transposase; protein product: MTLLLERGQRVLYLPGVAVNRIAGAYRGEGKTDAKNAAVIADQARMRRDLRELHLDDTLLAELRMLTAHRADLAADRTRTINRLRVRLLGIFPALERAFDFTNRGPLVLISQFQTPAALTAIGREKLELWLRERKVRHANKLATAAIQAAEAQHVRVPGEAMAGELVGRLTANVIDLDQQLAELDKLIADRFHRHHHVKVITSMVGIGDLLGAEFLAATGGNLDGFASADHLAGYAGLAPTPRDSGRRVGKPAPPEALQPPTPTRLLRISPDQHPAQPLLQNPSTSANELRANATVKPSLPSPGAA
- a CDS encoding GNAT family acetyltransferase; protein product: MIHIRQFQWSDYDAVVAVWIAAGRDGLPRAELEAKLTRDPELFLVAELGGEVVAVIMGTYDGRRGWILRLAVHPAHHRRGIATRLVNELESRFRQLDCPRVNLLVMPDNAAALQFWQALGYLPLPDVLCSKPMQVGRR
- a CDS encoding methyltransferase domain-containing protein translates to MARIAYDHTDASAFASSRHLGDEEAGEWRAAVIRHIGPQPGMRLLDLGAGTGSWAKAFSSWFPGVEVTAVEPSTAMRQRSVYQPIVAGDAADIPLPDASVDAAWISTVIHHVPDLTAAARELRRVLRFGSLVLIRSAFAGRHKAITLFRYFPEAIRVLDTYPSVAQVEAAFAGEGFSTVSLEQVPQITAASLHDAATTLRREAHSPLQLITDEEYDAGVRRLHQAALTETGPVIDALDLLVLRRG
- a CDS encoding carbohydrate ABC transporter permease, which translates into the protein MEHAAGGSKASRHGEGAIHLVLAVAAVVMVAPFVWQLLTIFKSNREASQVPPTFLPEGPTTGAFATFFGSVPFWAQLTVSVSALVLRVIGQLAVSALAGYAFARLRFPGRRLLFGLFIAMLMVPSQLFLIGQFEIIRDFGMLDTIPALAIPGMFSAFGIFLMRQAFLSIPAGFEEAARLDGAGPLRTFWYIMLPMARPTMAALAVLTSLYSWNDLLWPLIVTPRGDKRPLTVGLAGLQGQFGTDYPTLMAGALVASLPLILIFLVLQRQFFSGIASSGLKG
- a CDS encoding sugar ABC transporter permease yields the protein MTTDVASPPARQRTRRRAGGLLPSPGWGYLMIAPAFVGLVAFYVWPFLTTFGKSFMDVPAFGPGTFTGLDNYTELLSDARFWQALRNSALYTALLLLGVPVAIVLAALIEQVSRGRAFYRVLFFLPVVTLPVAVSMVWRFIYNGDFGLLNYVLSLVGVPGQYWVADATFTIYAVGVVGIWMSLGINLIILGAGLQSIPQDLYEASSLDGAGRVRQFFRITLPLLSPSVFLVTVLTVISALQMFDLIFVMLRSVNNTALADSKTIVYLFYEKAFVEFDQGYGAAIAIVLLMVIMVATIVQFRLQRRWVFYD